The Lasioglossum baleicum chromosome 10, iyLasBale1, whole genome shotgun sequence genome contains the following window.
gttaatcaaataaggcaaaaatttatttttcacaattcgtgaactttgagctcggatatctcggaaactatgcgagatagcgaaaaactgaatcgaatcaatcttatagcacattttgtcagctttaagttTGTATgaaatggtattatcgctaggacacatagtttctgagatataagcggaaaaccgaaaaaggtgacttctacgtgcccccctgtagcccgctcacctcctatgagtagggacttttagtatgtttacttcctaactagtccaaacaaagtcccaaagttaaaaattgtattccttccatttccctctacgccacccttatgagcattcattgattgGACTAAagcaggcgtgggcacgggtggagcccctcaaacgcctgcttcccccaccaagcttcctttcagtcgcgctcctcgtggctccgatgcacgaggcctgcgcactgcttgcgacaagcgaaacgcgtccttcctacatagtaccgacggatgctggtgggggacagtgggcgctacggtggggacagttttgcctcaattgaggcaaaattgcccacgcctggaCTAAAGGCAGATCCGACCGTAGaggaggacagcgcgtgtagaGAGAGAGGGCATTTCAACTGTGCCGGCAACtgggactctccgcgtctctttctttcgcatacgctgtccttccttgcgcccgaaacgttcatcgtcatttaaaccactaaatacagttgaaattatatcgtgtttggttttgttttaatcggaaagatgccacgaatatattgatgaaagtttcataaaaaaaacaagtaataataaaaaagattaaatattgatgttacattgtgaggacgcgcgggcctttgaactgtaccGACGACTGCAACTATCCGTGTAGCATTAGTAGtgattcacaccgatatactcgagccaagatcagattactacagtggaggggataatTTTTTTGTGTCCTGCGTGTACAgctttttgcgtcgatagagacattactgtacatctaataaatattaatgagcATCAAACTATTCTAACTCATACTAAACAAGTTTGAGTCACCGTAAATATGTGTAGATTATTcacatttttcaattacaaaaatATTAGTAGTCTATACACATTTACAATGACTCGAAACTTTCTTGACTATTTTcaattacaaaaaatattagtaaagtTTTTTCAAAAAGCTTATAGTACCAAAGCAAAGCGCGTTAATGTCCTTTCTACATTCATtgcatttttatgaaaattacctTTAAAAAACACAATAAATTCATCTGACACGTGTCCTATTATTATAGGCAAGTTAACATCATTTGAAAGTAGTTTTTCTATCGGCTCAGGGAAAACTGGATTTTCGGAAGCTGTATCTATGCAAAGGCCATACTCGAGCTCGTACATGCATGCCTCCTATAAAAGGACAAGGAACACATTATATGTAGCATTGACAGTGTAATAATACGGAATCATGCGTGTTAATGGAAAAAATTTGTACATGAGTCGTAAGAATGGAAGTCTGAGCCTTGATGATGTCCGCAGCAGGTAATTCTCTCAAACGCTGTACTATTTCCTCTGGATCAGTGGAGTCTATGCCAAGGTTTGATGCCAGTCTAAAGCTTCTTTCACTTGTTGTAAAACTCCAAGGACATGTTACTGTTCCACTTTGTAAAATCAGTTTATGGAAAAGCCCTAAAACAAGGAATGAGACCAGATTATTAgattgcactaataataatattactaCAAATAGCAatacaatataatattaataataaaaaaagtatAGGATTAGAGATAATAGAAGGGTTCTAATCTTGGAAACAATATTTGTCTTagcaaatgtatattttttgggTTATTAATAAACTCTATGTTTATACATTCTCACTTTTGACTAGCTTTCCTATTCTTGCAAAAAGGtcaatataaatattcatttaaaaaaaaaactatttgaCATAATTTGTTAATCTTCTTCGTGTTATTTTGAATCTTTTTTAATCAAATGGCCAATCAATTataacagaaataataatatggaATTCTTAAaacgagagtagaaattgaataaCAAAGTATGATTGTGCCCTGCGTGTGACCTGTTTTCGTTTGATATTATTAAACCTTcgtactccgaattattttttaattttgttgccaacaattttgaaatttactagacagttccttgactgctacttattttaaacaatttgatttactaattacattacatatagctctcaaactttgttgtaatttatatttgtttttaactagaaaataagacaattaaataaatgaagggAGAACGAAAtgcatataaaaacccgttttatttacgtttttctttctctaatgtcgagtcacactcgacaaagagtgcaaagggttaaagagaTTCGATCAAAAGAAAAAGTCATAGTGATTTGTTGAACTTATACTATGTATTTGTGCAGTTTTAGAAGAAGATACCTTTTGACAATGGTGATATGGCCATAGCGTGTGCTAAAGCTGCACCTGCACTGCACCCGAATACCGTAATATTATTAGGGTCTCCACCAAAATTTTCGATGTTCTGTATCACCCATTTCAAAGCTTGAATCAAGTCTTTCAAGCCCATATTGCCAGACGCATCCTTGTGCTCCAGGTTTAAGAAACCTTTGAAAAATCAGTAAATATTTCTACATCTCAATTTAGGATAGCAGATTACTAAAATTATTTACCtcattcaataaataaattcctggatcatacactcctcaaaagaattaagggatcacttctgcgaacaccgaaaaattgctctcactttacgtgatcataactccgccaaaaattgctgtaccggtatcgttaaacaatggtttgaaagcctgaaacctctagtttcagatgctctgtttcgaattgttgctatgttggcttttttcaaagttataatgagataaagacaacattgacggttaacaaaaattttgtgcaactttggaacaacacacggggagaaacaaatttttttgataaatcgcgttaatatcatttggaagggctatctttcctgtgtaaaatgtgtggttgttcAACAgtctgcgattttttttattcgagctattcaacattgaactaaatgttggcttttcaactttaactggctccagaaagcgaaaaaattatcgtagtaACCTGTTctaaaaaagcaatagaaagagcgtttctttctcttcaaggcacatcttttgttttttcaatttcattaacatttcgatataccaggtgtttctgaaaatatgcttaaaaaatgtacaatttccattttccctttaactcgctgtatctcggcgagaaatgatcgtaataccatgatccgaacgtcagattgaagcagataTTCTGCCGactcgattgagtaccccatgaactagctgcgacaattttttacctatggcagctgtgtttcaAGTTATGTAGTGCTTCGCacaaattagcgcgccacgtacagcggctgaTGATTATattagttttgttcacaaaaatcgatttcttgcaaaatcctgaggtcgcagacaaattttgagagcaGATTTTAAATCAGCGTGaacaaatctacgggaaatgatatatagcatgttataaaaaaattttccgcgcgtggtactggagaaaaccacattttcttgaaattctacatgtttaacgaattttctcaaggttaaaaaacgttcgtaccataatctccctatttttcccatattctgcaaagtttcagctttaatttgaaaaaaatttcatcgctctacctcatttctatcgaaagttctttgattttgaattgaGTTTGGTCCTTTTCCACTGTGGGCCAGCGCGGCggtagcgtattcagagatgtcaggcagccgcagTACGTGGCCGTGGCACGCTACTTTCTgcaaagcactaacttcaaacccagctgccataggtaaaaaattgtcgcagcgagttcatggggtactcgatcgaatcggcagaatatctgcttcaatctgacgtacGGGTCATGGTACATAttatacgatcatttctcgccgagatacagcgagttaaagggaaaatggaaattgtacattttttaagcatattttcagaaacacctggtatatcgaaatgttaatgaaattgaaaaaacaaaagatgtgccttgaagagaaagaaacgctctttctattgcttcttTACACAAGAtactacgataattttttcgctttctggagccagttaaagttgaaaagccaacatttagttcaatgttgaatagctcgaataaaaaaaatcgcagacTGTTgaacaaccacacattttacacaggaaagatagcccttccaaatgatattaacgcgatttatcaaaaaaatttgtttctccccgtgtgatgttccaaagttgcacaaaatttttgttaaccgtgaatgttgtcttcatctcatTATAACTTTGTTAAAAAgcaacagagcatctgaaactagaggtttcaggctttcaaaccattgtttaacgatatcggtacagcaattttttacggagttatgatcacgtaaagcgggagcaatttttcgggttcacagaagtgatcccttaattcttttgaggagtgtataattACAACATATTAAGTTTCGATTTTAAGCAAACGGAAGcaaatcaataaaaaatattggaaaGAGGTGTGCATATCGCGagatccaaaataaaaaattaaactaaCCGAAAGCGCCCAGTCTATAATTCGGTGTAACAACAACAACATTTTTCGGTATTATATAATCGGGCCCCCAAGTTACAGAAGTTCCGGCCCCTGTAGTAAATCCACCGCTATGGATCCAGAACATTACTGGTTTGGATCCGGTAAGGGAACTAGTAGAAACGTTTAAGTATAGACAATCCTCATCGCCCAATATTGTATAAGGCGGACAGTCTAGTCTTTGCGGAGATACGTTTACCGCACGTTCGGTGGTATCCTTTATACCCCTCCATCTTGCAGGTGGTTTTGGATCCTAAGAACAAAAATATTAGTGCAATACAAACGTAGATCAAATTTACTTTAATCTTTGTGTACAGAAATCAAAATTTGTGTTTGTCGTGAATTATTCTTATactagggtgtcccaaaacaagTGTAGTTcctggaaatgggaggttcctgagaccattctaagagacattttcctttgcaccaatgtcaactgcggctttgtttaggagttattaacgaaaaacacggaccaatcagagcgtgccctgggcggccgcgccgcgccgcgccgcgccgacaagcgagtgtcggtggtacgccgcacagtggtgcgagcagggaaaaaaatcaatttttcgaatcttaggtacatagatttttcattgcaattttgtttactatatagttggagaatttaaaccaataaaaatttttcataagtatcacttatttctatgaataatatgacatgaaagtttggaagtaggaaacctgcgattttggcttataaatgcgtctacgtataaacgcagccacaagaatctaaaacattataacacttgaacaatattataatttgattatgtttataatagatgatttatttaacgtggctttaattaatgtaagtgtcatttatttatctaaaacacaaattgaaaaagagctattttgaatagtagaattaaagtttaatttgacataacttgtttgcgccaaaaagcgccaagataaaacttgttgcaaatcatgcaacacactttaaagtacatatccaaccaggttttggctgcgaactcctgcgaacctggctctgcgaccaattttttctaactatagtcagtcgcatgtatccaaacttttaccaaacgatctgattttttgtgatcaattaaatgcagttgtttactaaataacgtgcaaaaaattttttgaaagaatagcaattacgtaaaaaaaggctgtttaaaaattttttttatttgtccccgtatagaaaatttaaaatatacgtttagtaGATCTACGTTGGTTgtatatatactgaaaatttcatcgaaattgattaacatacacacgaggtataagtggttaaaagtggtgaaaatcttggtatgtacacatatgtattatatgtatgtacactgtacacagctcttacggctcctggtcagttcctgcatacgaaaatgcgaatatctcgaaaactaaaagctacccccctatattggaaaaggaaaaagttgttcaaaatgttgagatctataacatatttaaatttcatcaaaatcggagaactgtaaaacatgtaaaaaaaaattttaatgaaaaaataaattaattaataaataaataaatatttatgttcttgccacataaccgttgtacctgtggcatgctttccacaaattttcaagcaaatttgTTGGATGGTCtggttttatagatttttttccgctttttggccatttggcaccactgtgcgccgtgacatcgcaacgaacaagagtttctcgattatgcgaATGCTCTCTGATTtcaataagctttggatatgtggtcaagatcattattctgaacaacatttctctttagactttttggcgatcggctttagtttacgagattatcgcgagaaacttcacttgtaaatccatgggatcgatgtactactagcttctatccgatttcaatgagctttggatatgtggtcaagaccattattctgaacaacatttctctttagactatttggcagttggatttagtttacgagacaatcgtaaaaaaagagaagaagcagaaactgattgtattaaaaactcacttattcagccgtaaatccatttgctgcttcgaaatgtgtgtcactgggtcactcggtgacgaactgcacagatgtcttcaggtataccgaAAGGTAAGGGGCATacagccaggtcgacgaactgcacagccggtggtagaaggcctaagggatgcgcggtcaagtcgacgatccagaatttcaccttcactttcgaatcgataaataattcgtatgtttatttcacacagatgccttgaaatttctccacactcacaatcactgttcacatttgtcaacacatagttatgcattaataataattgccatatcccttgtactgctgcacaaatcacgacaatcaggtaatgcaatcactagaccgcggatttcatgcatttgtagcaaacatgagtaggtgcattttaagatagcagagagattaaaataatttcaaaacaccatagtattattttcaacttcttaacatgatcacagtgagaatcaaatatctgtctggctcctgtcccttgcaatagcggcagccaacattaatttttcataaagattcgcagtctagtgattagtttaaatatcactatcaaaaacacagctaataacaactgttagctttgaattgacaaatctttggagatgttctctctaccgcggctcgagcgacactgattttccgcaagatttttctaaagaatttaggaagggcatttagagtgtcgaaattcgaaatgcacgctgtagcacgtttacgaaaacgacgggacggttagacgaaaaacaggacacgagaaggaccgctttaagatttatggcaatcacatgtttagtttttcctgtagattgatacgcagagtcgatgggtaaccgcgcgttcgaaaacgtcatccgtccttttacccagcaaggggtagaaatgtcaggtcagcgtaccatccctattgtcctataccttccttaagaaactttctaaaagaaggacagacgac
Protein-coding sequences here:
- the LOC143212789 gene encoding esterase E4-like translates to MKPVISVKQGKLRGTSIKGVVGLPYIVFRGIPFAAPPIGELRFKDPKPPARWRGIKDTTERAVNVSPQRLDCPPYTILGDEDCLYLNVSTSSLTGSKPVMFWIHSGGFTTGAGTSVTWGPDYIIPKNVVVVTPNYRLGAFGFLNLEHKDASGNMGLKDLIQALKWVIQNIENFGGDPNNITVFGCSAGAALAHAMAISPLSKGLFHKLILQSGTVTCPWSFTTSERSFRLASNLGIDSTDPEEIVQRLRELPAADIIKAQTSILTTHEACMYELEYGLCIDTASENPVFPEPIEKLLSNDVNLPIIIGHVSDEFIVFFKENIQKNVDIWNEYFPKYVEVLASAKKLGPEEVKELIETVKNHYFKELPVSQDNIREVLNFMADVSFVIPIKLFLEDRVKRSSEPTYVYKFGYVGNQKTLTDFLINRYISGVSHGDELAYLFNLLSCKSEQDVVPARGTTDRSVMERFTTMWANFAKTGNPTPTLNDDITVSWEPATKDKINYLEIDEECKLSVLSSHVLNTREKI